The following coding sequences lie in one Epinephelus moara isolate mb chromosome 17, YSFRI_EMoa_1.0, whole genome shotgun sequence genomic window:
- the LOC126403729 gene encoding insulin receptor substrate 2-B has product MANFTNYQEGKAAMLMVETQQRDVGTKSAAATANGDGSVGEPPSPLINIGGGGGGGSRFHQHLPPSNHHHLSLHNPPKEQQQQQHHHYQLAPQQQHLSGESTAESPGRKASSSSSLSQVHTAEDPAASSAASSSSSSGHVYAAVNVANTSDVVDDIRKCGYLRKQKHGHKRFFVLRAASHLGPSRLEYYDSEKKFRNSLRSAAAAAASGGAVAPSPPKRVIYLYQCFTVNKRADSKNKHLIALYTKDEYFAIVAENEQEQEDWYVAVSELMSEGKKGHVDSDDLDDGYGTVTPGTVFKEVWQVNVKPKGLGQTKNLTGVYRLCLSTKTIHLVKLNSETPCVNLQLMNIRRCGHSESFFFIEVGRSSSIGPGEIWMQVDDSVVAQNMHETILETMKALKAFAEFRPRSKSQSSGSNPMPFITTRRHLGNLPPSQTGLQRRSRTESVVGTPPSSKSSGASGYRFRTSSEGEGTMNRPFRSATGSLVHLNSARAHHGRQEGGGSSSGSGVATGNAGTSTGSGRYVRAIPGSTSTYHARSASLPVSHFPSTTSPVSVSSSSGHGSVSDTLTRPSSASICGSPSDGGFNSSDEYGSSPGDFRYFRVRSNTPDSLGNTPPIREENCLNDYMAMGWNREVFGTGGGSGNNSGGDTPRDESTSTEDDRFSSSSLRRRTHSFTRPTGGATGGSGVAVYQKMTQTNFSLDEGSDVVLPFGSGLLRGGPSSSSSSLRSDYSSCSEHSQQSRPSTLSRTEASGERPPLSSSSSAKEDSGYMPMMCGVAASPRDTPPDYMPMQPSSYSHPISHSPQFHSPALGPRSAHHPPQIQSQSSTDSHGYMMMLPGGSGSSPSPGQASPSPHSSSSMAGASGSDSIAERPENGEYMDMSYCSGGGRKLSNEGSGAYYTPGTPESTPKSYSPYFSLPRSYKAPTRERDEKEYGEYVPMSSPAKPVYSSVATASMSTPEKKGGGGSSTSTPSHPPPPYGAHHTTAAMADRRVVRPNRLPLGRRSFHGPLRVSEPSTASAGTSTSVPATVSSSERPSSPGEYINIEFGDHYPHQQQPPAYPLSAQDEAPSLGSSDHRHSPHQDYMSVEVAADQQDSAECLGKNQSPRPSLVAPWNPPSYIRPLASNPGALASPGVPAGGHWRSMGDDYTDMTFNLSRGERTQTSPTAMLQHLCVIEGHYGHAPSASSSSISPPLPPSSPGRAPSQQVEPKVVRADPQGRRRHSSETFSSTSSSNSTPSGGGLAPSSSATHPTLASSTAPNGSYLTEGQASRWASSASFDSMWVSMEGLGDSPAHHAPIRAMEMGAASGTSASSSSGAGAGRMCRNMSVGYQNGLNYIALELREDGSNTGAMTSGAGSSNGSSVAAAAGTVPLPENGAYASIDFTKSDGVTTTTKD; this is encoded by the coding sequence GGCTCGGTCGGGGAACCCCCTTCCCCGTTAATTAATATCGGCGGCGGCGGAGGAGGCGGCTCTCGCTTCCATCAACATTTGCCGCCCTCCAACCATCACCACCTCAGCCTCCATAACCCGCCAAaggaacaacagcagcagcagcaccatcaCTACCAGCTGGccccgcagcagcagcatcttTCCGGGGAAAGCACCGCAGAGTCCCCGGGCAGGaaagcctcctcctcctcgtccctCAGCCAGGTACACACCGCCGAGGACCCCGCCGCTTCCTCCGccgctagcagcagcagcagcagcggccaTGTATACGCCGCTGTGAACGTTGCCAACACCTCGGACGTTGTGGATGATATCCGAAAATGTGGCTATTTAAGAAAGCAAAAACACGGACACAAGAGGTTTTTTGTGCTCCGGGCTGCCAGCCACCTCGGGCCGAGCCGCCTGGAGTACTACGACAGCGAGAAGAAATTCAGGAACAGCCTGCGCTCTGCTGCCGCGGCCGCCGCCAGCGGTGGAGCCGTCGCCCCTTCTCCCCCGAAAAGGGTTATTTACCTCTACCAGTGCTTCACGGTAAACAAAAGGGCGGATTCCAAAAACAAGCACCTCATTGCCCTTTACACTAAGGACGAGTACTTTGCTATTGTGGCGGAGAACGAGCAGGAGCAAGAGGACTGGTACGTGGCTGTCAGTGAGTTGATGAGTGAGGGCAAAAAAGGGCACGTGGATTCAGATGACTTGGATGATGGGTATGGTACGGTCACCCCTGGTACTGTGTTCAAAGAGGTGTGGCAGGTGAATGTGAAACCTAAAGGACTGGGTCAAACTAAAAACCTCACAGGTGTTTACCGGCTATGCCTCTCAACTAAAACCATTCACCTCGTAAAGTTGAACTCTGAAACCCCCTGTGTTAACCTTCAGTTGATGAATATCAGACGTTGCGGACATTCAGAAAGCTTCTTTTTCATCGAGGTGGGCCGCTCCTCCTCCATCGGGCCCGGGGAGATATGGATGCAGGTGGATGACTCTGTCGTGGCCCAAAACATGCACGAGACCATCTTGGAGACAATGAAAGCCCTGAAAGCTTTTGCAGAGTTTCGGCCCAGGAGCAAGAGCCAGTCGTCGGGCTCCAACCCTATGCCGTTTATCACAACACGGCGCCACCTGGGCAACCTGCCACCGAGCCAGACTGGACTGCAGCGGCGGTCGAGGACAGAGTCAGTGGTTGGCACGCCGCCGTCAAGTAAGAGCTCTGGGGCGAGTGGTTATCGCTTCCGAACATCCAGTGAAGGCGAGGGGACAATGAACCGGCCGTTCCGCTCAGCCACAGGAAGTCTGGTTCACCTGAACTCGGCACGCGCCCATCATGGTCGCCAGGAAGGgggtggcagcagcagcgggAGTGGTGTCGCCACAGGAAACGCTGGCACGAGCACAGGCAGCGGGCGCTACGTCAGAGCAATCCCGGGGTCTACGTCCACCTACCACGCCCGTTCCGCCTCGCTGCCAGTCTCCCACTTCCCCTCCACCACCAGTCCAGTGAGCGTCTCCTCCAGCAGTGGCCATGGCTCCGTCTCCGACACGCTCACCCGCCCGTCAAGCGCCTCGATATGCGGCTCCCCATCTGACGGAGGCTTCAACTCTTCAGATGAGTATGGCTCCAGTCCTGGTGACTTCCGGTACTTCCGGGTGCGGAGTAACACGCCAGACTCCCTTGGCAACACCCCGCCAATCAGAGAAGAGAACTGTCTAAATGATTACATGGCCATGGGCTGGAACCGGGAGGTCTTCGGCACCGGTGGAGGCTCTGGAAACAACAGCGGAGGTGACACGCCACGGGACGAGAGCACGTCGACAGAGGATGACCGCTTTTCTTCGTCGTCACTGAGGAGAAGGACGCACTCTTTCACCAGACCAACCGGTGGTGCAACTGGCGGTTCTGGAGTGGCAGTTTACCAGAAGATGACCCAGACCAACTTCTCATTGGACGAGGGGTCAGATGTTGTGTTGCCATTTGGCAGCGGACTGCTCCGCGGTGggccgtcctcctcctcttcctcgctgCGTTCTGACTACAGCTCCTGCTCCGAGCACAGCCAGCAGAGCCGTCCCTCCACGCTCTCCCGGACGGAGGCCAGCGGTGAGCGCCcgcccctctcctcctcctcctctgccaaGGAAGACAGCGGCTACATGCCTATGATGTGTGGCGTGGCTGCGTCGCCACGGGACACTCCTCCCGACTACATGCCTATGCAACCCAGCTCTTACTCCCATCCCATCTCCCATTCCCCCCAGTTTCACAGTCCAGCTTTAGGTCCCCGTTCAGCCCACCACCCTCCACAGATCCAGTCCCAATCCTCCACAGACTCCCACGGTTACATGATGATGCTCCCAGGGGGCAGCGGCAGCTCCCCGTCTCCAGGTCAGGCCTCCCCCAGCCCTCACAGTAGCTCCAGCATGGCAGGTGCCAGTGGAAGTGACAGCATAGCGGAGAGACCTGAAAATGGAGAATATATGGACATGTCGTACTGCAGCGGTGGGGGGCGCAAGCTCTCAAATGAAGGGAGCGGTGCGTATTACACACCTGGCACACCTGAGAGCACCCCAAAGTCTTACAGCCCTTATTTCTCCCTCCCTCGTTCCTACAAGGCCCCCACcagagagagggatgagaaGGAGTATGGGGAGTATGTTCCTATGAGTTCTCCTGCCAAGCCAGTATATTCATCAGTTGCCACAGCTTCCATGTCAACACCAGAGAAGAAGGGTGGAGGAGGTAGTAGCACCTCCACCCCCTCTCACCCACCCCCGCCTTATGGAGCTCACCATACGACTGCAGCAATGGCCGACCGACGCGTCGTGAGGCCAAACCGCCTCCCTTTAGGCAGGAGAAGTTTCCATGGTCCACTGCGGGTTAGTGAGCCCTCCACAGCGTCTGCAGGCACCTCCACCTCAGTCCCCGCCACTGTCAGCTCATCTGAAAGGCCCTCCAGTCCCGGGGAGTATATTAACATCGAGTTTGGGGATCACTACCCCCACCAACAACAGCCCCCTGCTTATCCTCTCTCTGCCCAAGACGAAGCGCCTTCCCTGGGATCCAGTGACCACCGTCACTCCCCTCACCAGGACTACATGAGTGTGGAGGTAGCAGCTGACCAGCAGGACAGCGCTGAATGTCTGGGTAAAAACCAGTCACCCAGACCCAGCCTTGTTGCCCCCTGGAACCCACCCAGCTATATCCGACCCCTGGCTAGCAATCCCGGGGCGCTGGCCTCCCCTGGAGTCCCCGCCGGCGGTCACTGGAGGTCAATGGGGGACGACTACACAGACATGACATTTAACCTCAGCAGAGGTGAGAGGACGCAAACGAGCCCCACAGCCATGCTGCAGCATCTCTGTGTGATAGAGGGACATTACGGCCACGctccctccgcctcctcctcatccatttctccccctctccccccGTCAAGCCCTGGAAGGGCGCCGTCACAGCAGGTGGAACCCAAAGTGGTTCGGGCCGACCCCCAAGGCAGAAGAAGACACAGCTCGGAGACGTTCTCGTCCACGTCCTCCTCTAATTCAACTCCCTCTGGAGGAGGACTAGCCCCATCATCCTCAGCCACCCACCCGACACTGGCCAGCTCCACAGCCCCCAACGGATCTTACCTAACGGAGGGTCAGGCTTCCAGATGGGCCAGCTCCGCATCTTTTGACAGCATGTGGGTGTCCATGGAGGGTCTAGGGGACTCACCGGCTCACCATGCTCCAATAAGAGCCATGGAAATGGGCGCAGCCTCCGGGACCTCAGCATCCTCCTCCTCGGGGGCTGGAGCCGGCAGAATGTGCAGGAACATGTCTGTGGGCTACCAGAACGGCCTGAACTACATTGCCTTGGAGCTGAGGGAGGATGGGAGTAACACGGGAGCCATGACGTCGGGAGCCGGTAGCAGCAACGGGAGCTCGGTGGCAGCGGCAGCAGGGACGGTGCCTCTGCCGGAGAACGGAGCCTACGCCAGTATAGACTTCACCAAATCTGATGGAGTCACCACGACAACCAAGG